The Neomonachus schauinslandi chromosome 11, ASM220157v2, whole genome shotgun sequence genomic sequence acccaggcgcctgaaaaaTTCTTTTCTATAAGAAGCAGAGTCCTCTCCAACTTTTCAACCTGATgtgataaaataatttgattttgttCTAGATTTCCTGTAGCTGTGAATTGTTCAAACGTGTCTGATTCAGGATAAAACGTAAACACGTGCTGTTAATGATTTCTTGTGGATTTTACTGTTTTGccttcaaataaaaactttttttaaagacaaaaaaaaaagagagagagactcttaactatcgagaacaaacagggttgctggaggggggaatgggtgggggatggggtaactggatgatgggttttaaggagggcacttgtgatgagcactgggtgttacatgtaagtgatgaatcactaaattctactcctgaaaccaatactacactatatgttaactaacttgaatttaaattaaaaaaaaaaaattatctgcctAAGCAAAGAATGGGAAGGCAGATATCCCAGGTTGAGTCAGGCCATGGGTAATAGGGTCTCAGTCTCCAGATTGGAATCACAGGAAGGACTTTAGTCTTGGAAGAAAGAGCAGCTGAGATGACATTATAGTCTCAAGTTATTGGATGAACTTTGGAACAGGGACCAGAGGACAACCTAGTTAAATTAAAGGAGTCACAGGAGATTGGAGAGGAAGTAATATAAGGAGCAGGAGAAGGTAGTGCTTGGCATCTGGCAGGAGAATAAGACAcacttgggtttgaattccagtttcatcctttactagctgtttctttctttcctaattcataaaacagaaataataataatacctcccTCATGGGGTTgctctgagaattaaataaaatgatgtacaTAAAGAGTTTAAGGTACCATTCATCTAAGAGGAAGTATTCCTGGATTTTAATTCTTATCAGTAATAACATTTAAGACTTTCTCTCAAGACAGtcaatttaatgaagaaatatttcagtAATGTCTCTGCATGAGGCACGGTACTTGAGAAACAAATACATTGGGCCCTTTTTGATAACTATTGTTGCAGGATTTCTCCGCCTTTAGTGCCTGCGGTTCTTGGTGACGctgcttcgaagaatgaagaggtagaccagacgaagagtggtgggcagcaaagcaaagtttatggAGCAATAGTACAAAACCCctaaagagggaggggacctgagagggttgcccttGGAGTTTCTAAGTGTGggggtttttatgagctcttttgcagaactaccttaagcaatcagggtgtgctgagtcGTGCCAATCAGAGCTTTGGTCACGTATCTATCTACCTATTAGGTAAATGTCTATGTGCCGATGGTCTTTTTTTTtggctgacatctgggggcttatgtcttaactgccccttgcccatGATACTGACAAATGCTTTGGGGTTAATTGacttattttaggacattttgctgaagtcatttctgcaaaggctgcaaagcagaatggtAGTGCGGCCCTGTCTAAGCTATAGAACAGGATAttagtgctgttttattttagctgtcctgactccatatttccttgttggggaccctggccctgactacctaactgtccaactaactcctaacacTATTGCTGgtagatttattttgtttcagactGATCAGGGCTTTGCCAGTAACCATATCTTCAAAGAAATTCTGCTACTTTGCTATCTCCTGTTCATCAGTAGGGCTGTGAGGcttcacagatatttatttccaAGTTCACATAAAAAGTTCaacaaaaattttgaaagcagaaaTATCTACATGTAAAAATTGTCTAACACAATGTTTAACACATAGTAAAAGTTCccagtgctttcttttttccctatttttaaaatatctacacCTCTTTTCCCCTCTCAGCTTAAGAACCATCTCTTATCTTCCTCACCCCTCGATCTGGCTAAACAGGTACTGATTACATACTTTTGTCTTTACTGTTTCACAGTTGGTTCTATTTGCTGGATTTTGCTATCAACAATCTCTATTGGCCTTTTATTTCTCATCTGAAGCAATTTTGtcagaaatgaaattgaaatgaCTTATGTTGATTAAAATAGCTGTGGAGGTAACTCTATAGGGCACTGGAACTGGGATGCGATAAGGTTCAAGGCTTCAACCTTTCTTgccatttatattatttattaccaACACTGATTTTTTGTCTTCCATCAGAATGCAATTTCCTTGTGAtgtattcagtttttaaatttattaattaacatGAGATAGGAAGCATGGTATAATTGAAAAAGCTTGAAATTCAAATGACATTGGTTCAAACTGTAAGGAGAAAGAGTCATGggtccccagaaaaagaaagacaagatgCTGCATTCATGACACTAGAGAAGTCATTTTAGGCCCCCAGCTATTTTTGCGGGATCTACACCCTACTTGGCCAAGCACACTTCTTGCTAAGAACTTCCTAAGAGTTgtcagaattacaaagaaatgcaaaaacctcAGTAGTTAAGGACTTTAagggaacaaaggaaataatacaaaaaccaACAGTCTCTATGAGGCCAGGAAATAGCCTGACCAAATCAGAGACAATCAACCAGTGATAAAGCTCTTAGTGCTATTTCAAAACAGAACAAGACCCTGCCTTCCTTACCCAAGATAAGGAGCCCAGTCAGTTTATACCTGCTCTCAAAGCTTGTCCTTaagtcccttcccttcctctgacAGTTACCTCTGCTTCTTTACAATGTCCAAGTCTCTGCCCGAAAAAAAGCACAAGCTTCGCTGACTTAAGACAAGATGCATGCATGGGCATGTTTTCTAAGTACTCCTGCATCATTTTATGCCCTCCTTTACATGCGATGACAAAACtcccctttctgaatattcatcctaaaccctaaataaaaggaacccactCACCTCTGCTGGGTAGTCACTGCTTTGGAAGTTACTCCCCTTGatcttatttgctgcaaataaagtttccttgTGTGACAACTCCCCCTGGTGGAGTCTCCACCTGTTACTCACCAAGGAGCAAATTCATGTTAAGGTTACAACACCTCATGTCTGTTCATAACAATATACGTTTTTTCAAGAAATTAGTCTCTCTATGCTCCCATTTTCAAATTTGTCAATCAGGAATAATAATACcatatgaggattaaatgaagtagcAAGTATAAAACATCCAGCATAATTCAATAAACCCCTCCTGTTTCcctattttctctttcaatcCACTCtactgttcttcctttcttctctagaCTTTAGAATATGGGGATAAAATGAAGTGTTATATCTGTCTTTCTATGAAgtgatttatttatgcatttattaattACCTAATGACATACACAAAGGTTAATAAGCTATCTTgacaagtgtatttttttaagtattttatttattgcccttaagttcaattattttaatattttataaagaatataCTTTTAAACTAATGCTAATCCCAAGATCttctaataaaatgtattttcaaaatacaaaaaagaatttgTTACTTTAATAAATCCACTGATATTgtccttaaaagattttttttcatttatgtaacaaatatttgaggatttaCTGTATGCCAGAGATAAACAAACTGAAGTTAATACTGTAACTGGATTTGAGCAAGGGAATAGAACAGGACCGAGGCAGCTAGGGTATtcagggaaggcctttctgaggaTGTGACTTCTGAGAAAGCTGTTAGAGCCGAGGAAAGGGCAAGTATATTAGGGAGATAGCAAAGCTGCTGCAATGTTTGAGGATATTTAACAGACAAATATTTAGGGGCATAAATGCTTTGTGAGTGAAAGAAACTAGTCACTGCaatattgttatttataataaatatatttggtcttcaggCCTGTTTTTGGCATTGATTTCCCTTGGAATTTGCTGtgtaatgagagagagaaagttgtcTTTTCTCATGTTAATGTGGTAACTTTTGGACCTCACCCAAGATTGGGGGCTAGTTGTCTGGAGAATCAACCAGGTGATGAAAGGGTTGGAATTCTCAGTCCCATCCCCTGAACTCccggaaggagagaagaagatgAACTAATTGAAAAGCTTGTGTTTCTGATTCCTAATAGGCAAGAGTGCTCTGACAAAGCCCAAGCTTCTCAATTAAACCTCCCTTCTCTAGGCAAAGGGGTGGAAACCAATATGCTCGATGTATCGTGGAACCTGTTGTCCCTGATTAACTTAATTCCATAAAGAAAGAGACaactctcagggtgcctgggtggctcagtcaagcgtctgcctttggcacaggtcataatcccagggtcctgggatcaagcccaacatcgggcttgctgttcagcagagagcctgcttctccctctccctctgcttgcctctctgcctacttgtgctctctcactatctctctgtcaaataaataaataaaatcttaaaaaaaagagaaaactctcaAAGGTACATAGTGAGATCAGTTGTCTATAAAAACAAACTACAGTTGTAGAACATCTATTTACCTTAtggtgtcagaaaaaaaaaagacagagaatacCAGTCTCCCTCATCACCAACAGACTATGTCTCTCACCTTGCCACCCACCATGGCTGGCCTATAGTCCGAGTCACTTTGTGTTTATGAGAGATAGTATATGTTGGCCTATAAAGCAAGTCTAAGAAAGTCTCTCTcctcccatgctcatggatggagAGCACTGATATGGATTACTCATTTTAAAGACCATTCTATCTGCTTCCATACAAGAAAATGGGATTTTCCACTATACTATAAGAGAGGGTTAACAGTCAAGCACACACAAcctattttctgtcctttctttgtACCTCTTCCTGTGGAGAGCTTGTGAGTAAGGTCAGCTTTAGAAGCTCAAGTCCTGGCCTGAAAAACATTTGGAGGGAAAGACTATAGAAATTGGAGAAACCACTTAGTATCTGCTCTCTTAAAAATCTACTTTTGGCagtttccagctttttttttttttttttttaattctgggcTCACTCTAAACCAAGCAAAAAGTTCAGCCTAActgtataaaatttttcattggattggggttggggaggggcaaaTCCTAATAGAAAAGGGGGAATTTATTTGCAGGTCACTGCTCTTTATGTAGGTGTTTTTTTCTGAGGACTTTATGGAGAAATGTGATTGGTTAAGATAGTTCCTATATTCTTGGTTCTCCTTACCGATTAACATTATCTGACTCTATTATCAATAGCTTGTTCAGAAGAAAtacttccttcttttatttcttgatctGAGTCTTTCaaaattgcatttcctttttttttttttaagattttatttatttatttgactgaaagagacacagctagagagggaacacaagcagggggagtgggagagggagaagcaggcttcccgtggagcagggagcccgatgcggggctcgatcccaggaccctgggatcatgacctgagccgaaggcagatgcttaatgactgagccactcaggcgctgctcaaaattgcattttctttatgtCTCAGACAAAAGtgctgaaaggaaggaaatgagcaTAATAGACTTATGTTGAAAGTGTCATTTCAGATCTGGGAATAAATACTTTCCAGCTGATGCATCGTGCACACTCTCAATTCCTCTAAAATTGAGATCACCACCTTCTTCCTGATTGGAATCCCAGGACTGGAGCATGTTCATGTTTGGATCTCTGTCCCCATCTGCCTCATGTACCTCGTGGCCATCCTTGGCAATTGCACCATCCTCTTTGTGATCAGGACAGAGCCCTCACTCCATGCCCCCATGTACTATTTCCTCTCCATGCTGGCTGTCTCTGACCTGGGCCTTTCCCTCTCATCCCTCCCTACTATGCTGAGGATCTTTGTTTTCAATGCTACAGGAATTTCTCCAAATGCCTGTTCTGCTCCAGAATTCTTTATCCATGGATTCACAGATATGGAGTCTTCAGTGCTCCTGGTCatgtcttttgaccattttttggCCATACACAACCCTCTGAGATATAGCTCTATCCTCTCCCAATGCCAGAGTTGCCAAAATGGGCCTGGTGTTTCTCATTAAAAGCATGCTTTTAGCGCTCCCAtttcctttcactctcaaaaaatTGACATATTGTAGGAAAAGCCTTCTTTCTCACTCTTATTGTCTGCACCAAGATGTCATGAAGCTGGCCTGCTCCGACAACATGGTCAACTTTTTCTATGGTTTCTTCATTGCCCTCTGTATGATGTCAGACAGTGTGTTCATTGCTGTGTCCTACATATTCATCCTGAAGACTGTGATGGGCATTGGATCCCCTAAGGAGCGGCTCAAGGCCCTCAACACCTGTGTCTCCCACATCTGTGCTGTGTGCATCTTCTATGTGCCCATCATTGTCTTTGGCCTCCATGCACCGTTTTGGCAAGCACAAGTCCCCAGTGGTCATGATCCTCATTGCTGACATTTTCTTGCTAGTACCACCTCTGATGAACCCCATTGTATACTGTGTGAAGACACGGCAAATTCATGAGAAGGTTTGGGGAATATTACATCTAAAATGAAGGTATGGGAAAAAGTAAGGCAAGGTCAGCCAAGatcagagaataaaataat encodes the following:
- the LOC110576410 gene encoding LOW QUALITY PROTEIN: olfactory receptor 51A7-like (The sequence of the model RefSeq protein was modified relative to this genomic sequence to represent the inferred CDS: deleted 2 bases in 2 codons) produces the protein CIVHTLNSSKIEITTFFLIGIPGLEHVHVWISVPICLMYLVAILGNCTILFVIRTEPSLHAPMYYFLSMLAVSDLGLSLSSLPTMLRIFVFNATGISPNACSAPEFFIHGFTDMESSVLLVMSFDHFLAIHNPLRYSSILSNARVAKMGLVFLIKSMLLALPFPFTLKKLTYCRKSLLSHSYCLHQDVMKLACSDNMVNFFYGFFIALCMMSDSVFIAVSYIFILKTVMGIGSPKERLKALNTCVSHICAVCIFYVPIISLASMHRFGKHKSPVVMILIADIFLLVPPLMNPIVYCVKTRQIHEKVWGILHLK